The following DNA comes from Hordeum vulgare subsp. vulgare chromosome 3H, MorexV3_pseudomolecules_assembly, whole genome shotgun sequence.
acgaACCTCGCCACTTACGTGGCTAGCCCAGCCCCCAGGGGCAGCCCCGTCTTCTACCTCCAGCCAGTAGGAAGAGGAGAGGCGTGGTGTGCACCCGAGACcctcggccacctcctgcttcgtcgTGGCTCAGTCCTCCTTCTAGCGACGCCACGGAGGCCCCGATGCCCTCTCCCTTATCCCCTCTGGTCTCTCCCTCTCGCTTTCTTCCTATCCCTCTGCTCCCTCTCACTCGGACCAGAGCGCGCTGCATTCACCATCGGGCACCACCACGGCCATCGTCACTTCTACGCCCCCCTGAGCTGCTCATCGCCTCCGCCACCACGAGTGCTCTTCCTTGCTGGAATAATTGAGCTCGGACGCACCTACATCGCCGCCAGCaacatcgtcttcaacctccggtcgTCGACAACCTCGTCGCCGATTCGCCAGCTAGAAGGCCTCCCTGAGGTCGTCGTTGGCTCTATCCTCCTCGTGGTGAGCCGCCCAGCCCATTCCCCTATCCCCATGGTCCTCCCGTGCCCCTAGCTGCAGCTGCCGCCGAGCCCGCGCCACTGACACCGCCCAACTTATCGTCGGTGCCAAATCCGGCCGCCCTAGCTCCTCATGTTGGGCGTGCTgggtgaggccgagcctgggctaCATCCTAGTGCTCTCGGCGCCTGGTTCCGTGCTCTGTAGCGCCTATTAGGGCAACTCCGGTGAGCCCCCGCTACGTATTCGGTTGCCGTCGGCCAGACTCTAGTGGGCGTCCACGTGGCGTGGCCATTAGTCCTAATCGCCCCAATTAGCCACTAACCAGCAGGCCAGTAGGTGGTCAAACCCCCAGTTAGGGCGGGTCAGCGTGGGGATTAGCcccgggtcactgaccagtggcccctactggtcaggtttgacctggaacTTGGTCGGTTGACTTGCTGACGCAGTAAACCATTTCTGGATTTATTTAATTCTAGAAAATGTTCCAAACTTCAAAAGTTCATAGAAATTCAACCATAGCTCCAAATTAAGTAAATTATTTATCAAAAGTTATCAAAAAATGCAAGGAATAGGATGGTACCATTTTCATGACTGTTTGAACAACTTAAACTTGTAGAATATGAAAATTTCAATAAAGAAATTTGAATGCTTATAAATGGGTTTGAAATTGATCTATAATGATCAAATAACTTCCATTTAACTTATGACCACCTGCGTTAGACAAAACCAAAATCATGTTAACATggcatactcatgcatcattgtgaagcatttgccgtgcctaaattcttccttgtttgatcttgttgatagACTTGCGAGATGTATTTATCACTGACATCaaagaatagctgagttcttctgACCAATGAAATTGCACTCTATCGCTCTTGCTCTCgtttcaatgcattaggacaagatGATTCAACTGCTACTTGTGTtacggtagatgaacccattcctttgcatgacctgtcattgttacagtaaatagctaaaccaagaaacctagcatacctagtagatgcATGAGacatgttgtgccattaccctgttatgcttgctatgcttagagttgagctggtttgatcatctgggtgatgaattggaatgatcatgtcctactgaTGAGGGTTAAGTATGTGAACCTCTTTCGGTAAAGGTagcaatgagaggccatgtaggagtacatggtgggttgtctcatttatGTCGCACTCACCacccgagatcttgtgttggtgtgccaagactagctactaccgcacattgagtTCCGGTAACTCAACCCCTCTTGGCCTAtttgttgggtaatgtagcaaaattcaaattttttcctatgccatattaagatattcctatggagaaaccagcaacgagaaagggttgagagcatcttcatacctttgaagatcgctaagcggaagcgttgctagaacgcggttgatggagtcgtactcgctgcgattcaaatcgtggtgtgattccgatctagtgtcgaaccacttcacctccgcgttccacacacgtgcagcccggtgacgtctcccgcaccttgatccagctaggaggtgggagaggttggggaagagctccagcagcacgacggcgtggtggcgatggagcgacaaGGTCTCCCGCAGGGCTTCGCAAAGCACTATGggacacgaggaagaagagaagcagggctgcgtcgagagagagagaaattttcgtgtctccaatggccaaaacccccactatatatagggggaagggcagggtggcgcccccttagggttcccacccctaaggggtgcggcagccctagatggggcaggaggtggcggccaggaggggaggagggggtggcgcacaccCTGGtgcgcctaaggcccacctgacttagggttccccccttccctctcttggtgCCTTGGACTGGGTGTGAGGGGCGCaagagcccacccaggggctggttccctctcacacttggcccatgtagcttcccggggctggtggcccctcccggtgggcctccggaacctttCCAGTGGTCCCGACACGTTGGCGGTGGtgctcgaaacatttccggcgtccaaacccatccatcctatatatcaatctttacctccggaccattccggagatcctcgtgacaaccgggatctcatccaggactccgaacaaccttcggtaacctcgtataacaattccctactaccctagcgtcatcgaaccttaagtgtgtagaccctacgggttcgggaggcatgcagacatggctGAGACACCTCCCCGGCCAATAAAcaccagcgggatctggatacccatggtcgctcccatatgttccacgatgatctcaacggatgaaccacgatgtcaaggattcaatcaatcccgtatacaattccctttgtctgtcggtatagaacttgcccgagattcgatcgtcggtatccctataccttgttcaatctcgttaccggtatgtctctttactcgttccaaagcacatcatcccgtgactaactacttagtcacattgagctcattatgatgatgttctaccgagtgggcccagagaaacctctctgtcacacggagtgacaaatcccgatctcgattcgtgccaacccaacagatactttcggagatacctctagtgcacctttatagtcacccagttacgttgtgacgtttgatacacccaaatcactcctacggtatctgtgaGTTGCACAAGCTCACGGTCGAAGGGAAAGATACTAgaaattagaaaagctttagcataccaacaacacgatctagtgctatgcttaggattgggtcttgtccatcacatcattctcctaatgatgtgatcccgttagcaatgacatccaatgtccatgatcaggaaaccacggccaactattgatcaacgagctagccaactagagtcttgctagggacacattgtgatctatttattcacacatgtattaatgtttcctattaatacaattatatcataaacaatacacaattatcatgaacaaggaaatatgataataaccattttattattgcctctacgttgttgaccgacacttgctttgttgggttatgtatgcatgttcctgtatggatgtgccacttgggtttaaagCTAGCCATGTCTATCCGAgttctctgacatatgattgttggcgacatagtcatatacgtgagccaaatgacgcaaacggtcccggccaaggtaaggtggcagccgtggtgattatcatgcgtgaggccacaaagtgatataatgtgttacaagctggaattgtatgacttaggatcggggtcccgacacacatACTCTTTTTTCACACCTATTTTTTCTTAGATTAGTTTTTTACCTACTTTTTTTATCTAGGTCGGTTTTTAAGTCAGAACAATGTCGGGAAATTCAAATGAACATTCTTGAATCGAAATAAATGGTTATGaattcagaaaaaaatcatgaattcaaAAATTATGATGAATTCATAAAAATGTGCATTAATTCATGAAAATGTTTGCACGTTTGAAAAAGAACATTAACTCAAAATTtattcccaaataaaaaaatgttctTGGACTCTAATTAGTTTTTGAAAATTGCAAACAATAGTTATTAAATGTTTACTTTCTAGTAATATGTGAATGTTATTCGATTTTTCTGAAACATGTGTGCTTCTTGGAAAAGGACAAAAATAGTGCTTCCAAGGGAAGCAAAGATTTGTTTTTAAGAGAAACACAACTATTTTTTTAAATGGAAAAAATAGTTCGTCCACAAGAAACACTATTCGCCTCTTGTGGAAGAACATActtcttttgcttcttcgaaaaaatgaaaaaaattgccTCTGCGAAAAGCACAATTTTATTTCTCTCGGAAGCACATATTTCGTTGCATGAGAACTACAACTCGGGATAAAAATGTGATCctcgaaaagagaaaaaaagtgaAAACCACAATCCTGTTTCCGGGTTCAGTTTTTTTTCAAacttttttttgttattttttcccaattttttatttttaggtTTCTGTTTTTTCAGGTTTTTGTGATTTTTTAGTCAAAATCTATTaacatgtgatctagttttgaaaatCTCGACGCGACAAATCCAACAGTGAAACCAACTATGGCTTTAGATGCATGGTTCAAGAGATAAACATTTTAAACAAACAAATCTACGAAAAAAGAAGGACATCTCGGTGCGACAAGTGGCGCACATGCAATGCACAACATGTAAGAGCCTAACAAGATGATGGTGACCTTTACAAAGGATATCCCTTAACAAGTGATTTTAGAGTTTCTAGCAGGTAGGTCACTGTATAGGGTCGCCCATCGAGTAAGCCATCCAATTGTAAGAATTCTATTCCGCTCATAGTGCACATAATAGTTATTTTGCGCACTTAGCAGTTGCGAGCGAACGATGTGTGCTAGTTCTTTTTTGCTCCctttattttttgtgtttctctgtttgtgatgtttttgttttattttctatctTCATCCTCCTACTTATTTCTTGTATTTTTCTTTTACCCTTAGTTTTTTCTTCCTTATCATATTATCCTTTAGTACCAAATGACCATGTTTTCATTTCCAGCTTTTCATTTCttagatttttttccttttcgatgTTTTAATAACTTGATGAGTTTCTTACCAAATGAACAATTTTAATTAAACTATGAGAATATTAAAATATGTGATGACCATATTTTGTTACACAATTTCCATACCTCTAATAGGAAATTCACATATTGTCAAATATGTGATGATTCTTTCCAAATTTTGACCACAGTTCTTTAATATAGAatacatattttttcttttaaatagGTGACAAATAGTTTTCATATGCACGATATCCCATTAGAAGTTTCAGTTGCTCAATTTTTAATTCGCGAGTGCCTAGGCACGAAATAGGAGGTATCGTCCAAGAGAGGAGGAGCGTCACATCACTTCACGACCAGGGGACGGTCTCAGTCAGGAAAGGAGGACTAGCAAGCTGAATTTAGCAACAACACATGCATACCACACCTAATTTCCGTCTATAGAAAATTCGAGGATTTTTCTTAAAATACATAAGTAGAAAATACACACCTCACACATATATGAATGCCTTTAGTACTAAAATTAGATCTTGCTCCCTAAATAGAAATTGGACCTCGGTCGGGTGGATGTTTTGGCCGGTTTTGTAGAAATGCATTCACCAAATTTAGTGTCTATGGAGCTCCAATGGCTGATGGCCTCACTATCATACCACTTGCCCCGACCCTGGGTCATCGCCTATATAAATGTAATGCAACGCAAGCATCTCGATCAACACTAGTGTTGGTGGTCCAACTATCAAAGAGAAATCGagaacaagatggatgccaagcgCAAGGCCGAGTCGCTGCTCGTCATCACCCTTGTGGTGGCGGCGACCACATCACCTGTGTTGGTGGCCTCAGGGCATGAGAAGGCTAGTCCCACCTGCCTCACCGAGTACTCCAAGCTCTGTGGCAAGGGCGAAAAAAAGGATGCCACGTGCACCGCCATGGTGGACAAGGCATGCAACACTGAGGCAACCAGCGTCACCTTCATCGAGCACTTGTTCACGGAGCTCGCCGAGGTcggggaaaagaaggaagaagtctTTAATCTAGAAACTTCTGGAGGGCAGGATGCCCTAAAAGAATCCGTCGACAAGCATGGTGGCTGCCCAGGCGACAAGACTGTCAAGGACTATTCTACCCAATGTGGCGCCGACTGCGACAAGGCATGCATGGATCCTACTTGCACCGACCACTGCTACGTCGACTGCCCATACATGGCTGCGAGATTTGGCTACATCATGGCCACCCCCGCCAATAAGAAAGCCATAGAGCAAGACATGGATTGCTTCAAGCATTGCGCAAAGGAAAAGGATAGCTCAGATAACAAGTGTCGCGATACATGCAAGCTGATTTCTTCTACCCCTACACCCGCCTCGGCCAAATCCGCTTGAAAATGCATCTATTTATTCCTTCTTTTCGCGAATTGAAAATGCTTCTATTCTATCATGGTAATTTATTCATGTTCCGCATGTATtcatctttttgttttgtttttgctaTTCTAAATCAATAAATAAAAGGAAGGTACTCAGAATACTTTTCTCTGTAAGTCTCAAATGTCATGTTTGAATGGCACTAGAACATCGCCCTCGCATAATAAAATTAGAGGATTCGTAACATcccattaccctatatatatagggtaatttcttACACGGTTTATATTTGGTAAAATGGTGATGAGATAAACCCAAATAATGTGTTGGCAACCCAGTACACTAGTTCACTCAATCAAGCTCAGATTACAACCTTAGGTGGTTGGATCAAGGAACTAGAGAATTTGGGGATCCTAGGGAAGGAACTAGAGGAGGAGGAATAAGAATTGTAGCCAGTCGGACAAGTCAACCAAGAAGAGGAAGACGCCTTCAAGTGTTGTTGTATATCGCTCAATGCGAGTGCTAACGCCAGATCAACCATTAATGGTATTAGCGTATCGTCATAGCTATCAGTTAATCATCTGGCACACGATCACATACTCTTTTTTCACAATTATTTCTTCTTAGTCTAGTTTTTACCTACTTTTTTTATCGAGGTCGGTTTTTAAGTCAAAACAATGTCGTGGAATTCAAATAAATGTTCTTGGATCCAAATAAATGGTTAtgaattcaaaaaaagttcatgtaTTAAAAAATATTGGTGAATTCAGAAAAATGTGCATGAATTCATGAAAATGTTCACCCGTTCGAAATAAGAACATTAACTCAAAAATGATTTGTAAATAAAAAATTGTCCTTAGACTCTAATTATTTTTCAAAATTGCAAACAATATTTATTAAATGTTCATTTTCTTGTAATTTCTAgacgttattcaatttttttgaaacatgTGTGCTTCTTGGAAAAGGACAAAAACAATGCTTCCAAGGGAAGCAATGATTTGTTTTTGCAACAAACACAACTAtttttaaaaggaaaaaatagTGCTTGCACAAGAAACACTATTTGCCTCTTGTGGAAGCACTTAATTCTTTTGTTTCTTCGAAAATGAAAAAACATGCTTCCATGAAAAGCACAATTTTATTTCTCGCGGAAGCACATATTTGCATGCACGAGAATCACAACTCGGTATAAAATATGTGATTctcgaaaagagaaaaaaaactgGAGCGAATACCGTACGAAAATATTTACAAAATTTGAAAAACACAATCGTGCGTTTCACTAAATTTGAAACTGCTCTTGAACCATAAGGAAATAGAAAGTgtgttctacatgaaaaagttgtGCCTCGATGATATCTTTCCAGCACTGTATCATTTGCTTCATTCCGGCACAGCGGTTtagaaaaaacacaaaaatacgcTCGCTGCCAGTCGTTGGGTgcccaacatttttgaaagtgcaCTTAACCCGTTAGGAATCTCGAAAAGTGTTCAACATGGCGAAGTTGCGCATTTTCTATAGCTACCCAACGATATAATGAACCAATATGCTTGTTACTATTTGTATAGAAAATGAAATTCATTTATGAAACAATCGTAAAATTATCTCTGATGAAGAATTACTTATTCTGCACTCTCGATGATGAATAGTATTACTATATATATTTGACCTACAAGAGTTTGTTATGTACTTATATCTACTTTTTAAATAGTACTATTTTAGAACTTCTTTGATTTAGAGTTAATTTAGTTTATTGGCTGGTTGTATAGTTTATTGCACATATctattattttatttataaagTGATTTCTAAACATCTGCAAATCTTGAAGGCAACTGATAATCTTTTCCTCCTTATCTTTATTCTTTAGAGTCATGCCATAAGAGTAATACATATCATACTTTTATATCGCTATATTGCTTGCAACATATAAAATGACGCTTTTCTACTTTAGAGCTCTTTGTTAGCATCCCCTTTTACTTATATGTTTCTGGAGCGTGCTCAGCTATGCTAAATTGTCATATTTGTTGGTGTGCAACCATGTTTTCATCAGTAAGTTCGAGGGCGAGGATATACGCATCCGGATTCTCGTGGAGATCCTTGAACTTCTTATGAATGTACCCAAGGAAAGGTCATTACTTCGAAGGCATCATTGGTTTTCCCTAAACCGTATCGTTCTCCTCACATGCGATGACGAGTGACTTGCCTATGTCTGACATACGTATTATTAAATTCAAAGTGCCGAGGAGTCGTTCACATTTTCttattactccctccatcccaaaattcttgtcttaggtttgtctagaaaattcatatctagacaaatctaagacaagaattttgggacggagggagtagttacaaTGGGATCCATATGAGGAGATGTTGTGTTCTTAAAACTGAGTCACTAATCAGATGTGTCATAATAATATTATTCACGGCGGTCGTGGAGGTAATTTTCAGTTCTCAACATTATTATTCTAGACCTTAAAGGTCTACTAGTTTGCACAAAAGTCTAAGGTTGACTGTGGAAGaaactcgaggaatctccagtgttcatgggactccattcccaaagGAACAACTGACTTGGATAAATTCCTacctcacaaggctgctatcctggACTCCTAGGTTCCGGTGTCAACAACATCATGCTCCTCTCCGTGCAATCTGGCcaggacaatagccagggacaagccaatgagtactttgaatgtactcgcaaacatcaagaaaactgataagttaaagcaggtgagatgcatgcatacTCCACTAAAATAACTCTATCATTCCATAAGAATTTATTCATGGATGCATTCGTGCATACAAACTTCCTCCACCAATGTTatataaacaagcaaggaaggaTAACAAGGAACAAGTAATCGCATGTGTGTCGCAG
Coding sequences within:
- the LOC123439518 gene encoding uncharacterized protein LOC123439518, with protein sequence MDAKRKAESLLVITLVVAATTSPVLVASGHEKASPTCLTEYSKLCGKGEKKDATCTAMVDKACNTEATSVTFIEHLFTELAEVGEKKEEVFNLETSGGQDALKESVDKHGGCPGDKTVKDYSTQCGADCDKACMDPTCTDHCYVDCPYMAARFGYIMATPANKKAIEQDMDCFKHCAKEKDSSDNKCRDTCKLISSTPTPASAKSA